A window of Synechococcus sp. MEDNS5 contains these coding sequences:
- the ruvA gene encoding Holliday junction branch migration protein RuvA has protein sequence MIGWLQGERIQSWEQGGRRGVVIACGGVGYEVQLTSRDQNQLVDGSGCTLWVHQVQRDDGSTLFGFCEQQERDLFRTLIGVNGVGPQMALALLDCCRVEELVAAIVDGDLKRLTQAQGVGKRTAERIAVELRDRLGAWAPLQEPSLSLVDRSDVKEVPLGEPCLKELQITLETLGYEDLEIRRAMRAVASGTEVPAEDDGDAWLRASLKWLSQSA, from the coding sequence ATGATCGGCTGGCTTCAGGGGGAAAGGATCCAGAGCTGGGAGCAGGGTGGTCGACGTGGGGTGGTGATCGCCTGCGGCGGAGTCGGCTACGAGGTGCAGCTCACCTCCAGAGATCAGAACCAGCTAGTGGATGGCAGCGGCTGCACGCTCTGGGTGCACCAGGTGCAGCGGGACGATGGATCCACCCTGTTCGGATTCTGCGAACAACAGGAACGCGATCTGTTCCGAACCCTCATCGGCGTCAACGGGGTTGGTCCGCAGATGGCACTGGCCTTACTCGATTGTTGCCGCGTTGAAGAGCTCGTGGCTGCGATCGTTGATGGTGACCTGAAACGCCTCACCCAGGCGCAGGGTGTGGGCAAACGCACCGCTGAGCGGATCGCGGTGGAACTGCGTGATCGCCTCGGTGCCTGGGCACCATTGCAGGAACCGAGCCTGTCCCTGGTGGACCGCAGCGACGTGAAGGAGGTTCCTCTCGGCGAACCATGCCTGAAGGAACTTCAGATCACCCTCGAAACGCTGGGGTATGAGGATCTTGAAATCCGCAGGGCCATGCGAGCCGTGGCCTCAGGAACCGAGGTTCCTGCAGAGGATGACGGTGACGCCTGGTTACGGGCAAGCCTGAAGTGGTTAAGTCAATCCGCTTAG
- a CDS encoding DMT family transporter — MRSLLAAIRGTQSPHEWKACTYLLGAALAFSLMTVCVKHLGGRLPVAEIVLIRSLISIAITLTMLAQVNVSPWGHQKGLLLVRGALGTIALLLFFQALASLPLAAATLIQYTYPTLTALTAWALLKEPIRKRIGLAIVLGLIGVILVVQPEWMGQSVAGLPAMAALIGLGGALMTALAYVSVRQLSVREHPLVIVFYFPLVSVPATLPLLVNRLVLPSGMDWVWLVGVGLLTQMGQIWLTQGLAALPAARATSINYVQVVFATLWGVLFFAEPITGTVIVGALCVLGATLISLSARQSMARG; from the coding sequence ATGCGGAGCCTGCTGGCAGCGATCCGCGGAACGCAGTCGCCCCATGAGTGGAAAGCCTGCACCTATCTGCTGGGTGCAGCTCTGGCCTTCAGCTTGATGACGGTGTGCGTCAAGCACCTCGGCGGCCGTTTGCCCGTGGCGGAGATTGTGTTGATCCGATCACTGATCAGCATCGCGATCACGCTGACGATGCTCGCGCAGGTGAACGTCTCGCCCTGGGGGCATCAGAAAGGACTCCTCCTGGTGCGCGGGGCGCTCGGCACTATCGCGCTGCTGCTCTTCTTCCAGGCCCTGGCCAGCTTGCCCCTCGCGGCAGCGACGCTGATCCAATACACCTATCCCACGCTGACGGCACTCACAGCCTGGGCTCTGCTCAAGGAACCGATCCGCAAACGCATTGGCCTGGCCATCGTGCTGGGCCTGATTGGAGTGATCCTGGTGGTTCAGCCCGAATGGATGGGGCAATCTGTGGCAGGACTCCCTGCCATGGCTGCGCTGATTGGACTTGGGGGAGCCCTGATGACAGCCCTGGCCTACGTGAGTGTGCGCCAGCTGTCCGTCAGGGAGCATCCACTGGTGATTGTGTTTTATTTCCCCCTGGTTTCTGTGCCAGCAACGCTGCCGCTCCTTGTGAACCGCCTGGTCCTCCCAAGTGGCATGGACTGGGTCTGGCTCGTCGGGGTCGGTCTTTTGACCCAGATGGGTCAGATCTGGCTCACCCAGGGGCTAGCAGCACTGCCAGCAGCACGCGCCACATCGATCAATTACGTCCAAGTGGTGTTTGCCACGCTCTGGGGTGTGCTCTTCTTCGCAGAGCCGATCACAGGAACAGTGATTGTTGGAGCGCTTTGCGTTCTCGGAGCCACACTGATCAGCCTGAGTGCCCGTCAGTCGATGGCGAGGGGATAG
- the rpsO gene encoding 30S ribosomal protein S15, with translation MSLDTTEKQELINAHQTHATDTGSAEVQVAMLTERISKLSSHLQQNIHDFSSRQGLLKMIGRRKRLLGYVRGKSEKRYSDLIAKLGIRG, from the coding sequence ATGTCGCTCGATACCACCGAAAAGCAAGAACTGATCAACGCTCATCAGACTCACGCCACCGACACTGGATCGGCTGAGGTTCAGGTGGCCATGCTCACAGAGCGCATCTCGAAGCTGAGCAGCCACCTACAGCAGAACATCCACGACTTCTCATCCCGTCAGGGTCTTCTGAAGATGATCGGCCGGCGCAAGCGCCTGCTCGGCTACGTGCGAGGCAAGAGCGAGAAGCGTTACAGCGACTTGATCGCCAAACTGGGCATCCGCGGCTGA
- a CDS encoding PAM68 family protein: protein MAERRDPLPFEPRRSEPSPSVNQPIPKNVANRMARRVAIATGLPSLMGMGVFVGSYVLVSRGILDIPPGITLVTSGLFFLLGLVGLSFGVLSASWEPQPGTLLGIEHIKPNLQRLRSSIRAQKQS from the coding sequence ATGGCCGAACGACGCGATCCCCTACCGTTTGAACCGCGCCGGTCGGAACCCAGCCCTTCTGTCAATCAACCGATTCCCAAAAATGTGGCCAATCGCATGGCCCGCAGGGTGGCCATCGCGACCGGTTTACCTTCCCTGATGGGGATGGGTGTTTTTGTTGGCAGCTACGTGCTGGTGAGTCGGGGCATTCTTGACATCCCCCCAGGAATCACTCTGGTCACATCCGGCTTGTTCTTTCTTCTTGGCCTGGTCGGGCTGAGTTTCGGAGTGTTGTCAGCGAGCTGGGAACCCCAACCCGGAACGCTGCTTGGCATCGAACACATCAAACCCAACTTGCAGAGACTGCGCAGTTCGATTCGAGCCCAGAAGCAGAGTTGA